A stretch of the Oenococcus sp. UCMA 16435 genome encodes the following:
- a CDS encoding triose-phosphate isomerase, translating to MRKPIIIANWKMNFLRDQANLYVKKLIKKLGNEDNIEVGIASQDLFLTDLIKMTEDTPISIVAQNAHWENFGPFTGETSPKALANVGVDYVMLGHFERRELFNETNSTVNLKVRTALNNGMDVIVDVEELEQVAPVLEGVLEEQMQQIIIGFEPTFAIGTGMSASTKGAQDVAEQIRKTVRKLYGINVADSTRILYGGSVNRDNLKNLIKQKDIDGVLVGKAALDFQSFWELVEITENSVK from the coding sequence ATGCGAAAACCAATTATCATTGCGAACTGGAAAATGAATTTTTTACGTGATCAGGCTAATTTATACGTGAAAAAGTTAATAAAAAAACTTGGCAACGAAGATAATATTGAAGTCGGAATCGCTTCTCAGGATCTTTTTTTAACTGATTTGATTAAGATGACTGAAGATACCCCCATTTCAATCGTTGCTCAAAACGCTCATTGGGAAAACTTCGGTCCCTTTACGGGTGAAACTTCTCCAAAAGCCTTGGCCAATGTCGGTGTTGATTATGTCATGCTTGGGCACTTTGAACGGCGCGAGTTATTCAACGAAACGAATTCAACTGTTAATTTAAAAGTTCGGACAGCTTTAAATAACGGCATGGATGTGATTGTCGATGTTGAAGAATTAGAGCAGGTTGCCCCGGTCCTTGAAGGGGTTTTAGAAGAACAGATGCAACAGATTATTATCGGTTTTGAACCCACTTTCGCGATTGGTACGGGGATGTCGGCCAGTACTAAAGGAGCTCAAGATGTTGCCGAACAAATTAGAAAAACAGTTAGAAAACTCTATGGGATCAATGTTGCTGATTCAACCAGAATTTTATATGGTGGTTCAGTCAATCGCGATAATTTGAAAAATTTAATTAAACAAAAGGATATTGATGGTGTTTTAGTTGGCAAGGCTGCATTGGATTTTCAAAGCTTTTGGGAACTTGTTGAAATCACTGAAAATTCTGTTAAGTAA
- a CDS encoding TIGR00159 family protein gives MNLIDIFTYENLVHLIDILVIWFVLYNIANWVRGTRAMQLVRGIVILIVVRLIAWWIGLDTVSWILDQVINWGPIALVVLFQQEIRRALENLGTRSFFRPSGPSVPSEEIVMTALDQALPYLSRRRIGALIAIEQETSLAEIIDTGITLDAQVSSALLINTFIPNTPLHDGAAIIRADRLVAATAYLPLSSNPSTSKDLGTRHRAGLGLAESTDAIVIIVSEETGEVSIAQKGVLYRSLKPEKYDQFLRDRLIPENEKNRSDVFANLASWVAGSSKKKNDNNHHDDSKGGSGSDEVH, from the coding sequence ATGAACTTAATTGATATCTTTACATATGAAAACCTTGTTCATTTGATTGATATTCTTGTTATTTGGTTCGTCCTTTATAACATTGCTAATTGGGTACGTGGCACGCGGGCAATGCAGTTAGTTCGCGGAATCGTTATTTTAATTGTTGTCCGTTTAATCGCTTGGTGGATTGGCCTTGATACGGTTTCCTGGATTTTGGATCAAGTGATTAATTGGGGCCCAATTGCTTTGGTTGTTTTATTTCAACAGGAAATTCGCCGGGCTTTGGAAAATTTAGGCACAAGATCCTTTTTTCGACCTTCCGGACCATCGGTTCCTTCCGAAGAAATTGTCATGACAGCTTTGGATCAAGCTTTGCCTTATCTTTCCCGTCGGCGAATTGGCGCTTTAATTGCAATCGAACAAGAGACCAGTTTGGCCGAAATAATCGATACTGGAATAACACTTGATGCTCAGGTTAGTTCGGCTCTTTTGATCAATACTTTTATCCCAAATACGCCTTTGCATGACGGAGCGGCTATTATTAGAGCCGATCGTTTGGTAGCTGCAACTGCTTATTTACCTTTGTCAAGCAATCCATCGACGTCTAAAGACTTAGGTACCCGTCATCGAGCCGGATTGGGTTTGGCCGAATCAACCGATGCAATTGTTATTATCGTTTCAGAGGAAACAGGTGAAGTTTCAATTGCTCAAAAAGGCGTTTTATATCGTAGTTTAAAACCGGAAAAATATGATCAGTTTTTGCGTGATCGTTTAATTCCGGAAAACGAGAAGAATCGCAGTGATGTTTTCGCTAATTTAGCTAGTTGGGTCGCTGGTTCTTCAAAAAAGAAAAATGATAACAATCACCATGATGATTCCAAGGGAGGTTCGGGTTCGGATGAAGTACATTAA
- the eno gene encoding phosphopyruvate hydratase, protein MSLIASIYAREVLDSRGNPTVEAEVYSEDGFFGRGIVPSGASTGEHEAVELRDGDKNRYLGKGVTKAVANVNGAIAEALIGKFDVADQRGIDLAMIALDGTPNKGKLGANAILSVSIATARAAAEEAGLPLYQYLGGPNSYVLPTPMMNVINGGAHSDNKVDFQEFMIMPVGAKSVKEAIRMGSETFHNLKKLLEADGKNTSVGDEGGFAPDFANNEEPLQYLVRAIQAAGYKPGEDIALATDVAASELYDADTKKYKLKWSTGEEFTASEFEKYIEGLVAKYPIVSVEDPLDENEWDDWVEVTKELGKKVQIVGDDFFVTNTEYLKRGIEMGAANAILIKLNQIGTLTETFEAIEMAKEAGYTAIVSHRSGETEDTTIADLVVATNAGQIKTGSMSRTDRIAKYNQLMRIEDELNQGEPEGVSIYKGINSFYNLSTDAKKEIQNHKG, encoded by the coding sequence ATGTCATTAATTGCAAGTATTTACGCACGTGAAGTTCTTGACTCACGTGGAAATCCTACTGTTGAAGCTGAAGTCTATTCCGAAGACGGTTTTTTTGGTCGTGGAATTGTCCCATCCGGTGCATCAACCGGTGAACATGAAGCTGTCGAGCTGCGTGATGGTGACAAAAACCGTTATTTAGGCAAAGGAGTTACCAAGGCTGTTGCTAATGTTAATGGAGCGATTGCCGAAGCTTTGATTGGTAAATTCGATGTTGCCGATCAGCGTGGAATTGATTTAGCTATGATTGCCTTAGATGGAACGCCAAACAAAGGCAAACTCGGCGCTAATGCGATCTTGTCTGTTTCAATCGCTACAGCTCGTGCTGCGGCTGAAGAAGCCGGTTTGCCACTTTATCAATATCTTGGCGGACCGAATTCATATGTTTTGCCAACACCAATGATGAATGTCATCAACGGTGGCGCTCATTCAGACAATAAAGTTGATTTTCAGGAATTTATGATCATGCCCGTTGGCGCGAAATCAGTTAAAGAAGCTATTCGAATGGGTTCTGAAACATTCCATAATTTGAAGAAGCTTTTGGAAGCTGATGGCAAAAATACCAGTGTCGGTGATGAAGGTGGCTTTGCTCCTGATTTTGCCAACAATGAAGAACCATTACAATATTTAGTTAGGGCAATTCAGGCTGCCGGTTACAAACCAGGTGAGGATATTGCTTTGGCGACTGATGTTGCTGCTTCTGAACTGTATGATGCTGATACAAAGAAGTACAAGCTCAAGTGGTCAACTGGCGAAGAATTTACAGCTTCTGAATTTGAGAAATATATTGAAGGTTTGGTTGCTAAGTATCCGATCGTTTCCGTTGAAGACCCATTGGATGAAAACGAGTGGGATGATTGGGTTGAAGTAACAAAGGAACTTGGAAAGAAAGTTCAAATTGTTGGCGATGATTTCTTTGTTACTAATACCGAATACCTCAAGCGGGGTATTGAAATGGGTGCTGCGAATGCAATTCTGATTAAGCTCAATCAGATCGGTACCTTAACTGAGACCTTTGAAGCAATTGAGATGGCCAAAGAAGCCGGCTATACAGCGATTGTTTCCCATCGTTCCGGTGAGACTGAAGATACGACAATTGCCGACTTGGTTGTTGCTACTAACGCAGGTCAGATCAAGACCGGATCAATGAGCCGAACTGATCGAATTGCTAAATATAATCAGTTAATGAGAATTGAAGATGAATTGAATCAAGGCGAACCAGAAGGTGTTTCAATTTACAAGGGAATTAATTCCTTCTATAATTTGAGCACTGATGCTAAAAAGGAAATTCAAAACCACAAAGGTTGA
- a CDS encoding universal stress protein: MDIAYKTILIATDGSKEAGDAFKKAVTMAALHGEETELVVVHVIDTPSLQSMGTFDEKFLEKLTNESLDSLEKLKKEAIKAGVKNVKTHVEYGSPRQLIAYKIPDKFKADLLIVGATGLNKIEKLLIGSVTSFVVRNAKIDVLITK; this comes from the coding sequence ATGGACATTGCATATAAAACAATCTTAATTGCAACCGATGGCAGTAAAGAAGCGGGTGATGCTTTTAAAAAAGCGGTCACAATGGCTGCCCTTCACGGCGAAGAAACAGAATTGGTTGTTGTACACGTGATTGATACTCCTTCACTTCAATCGATGGGAACTTTTGATGAAAAGTTTTTAGAAAAACTTACGAATGAATCCCTGGATAGTTTGGAAAAATTGAAGAAGGAAGCAATAAAAGCTGGTGTTAAGAACGTTAAAACGCATGTCGAGTATGGATCACCAAGACAGCTGATTGCCTATAAGATTCCAGATAAATTCAAAGCCGATCTTTTAATTGTCGGTGCTACTGGATTGAATAAGATTGAAAAACTTCTAATTGGTTCGGTAACATCGTTCGTTGTTAGAAACGCTAAGATTGACGTTTTGATTACAAAATAA
- a CDS encoding sugar transferase, whose amino-acid sequence MPIGADKAKEDFAKIAENLGFGILKIDRAKKTVDLSILKTGDLIIHQYPSYLGDQWELDFQKELKEIGGRTAILIHDFEAFRIHGYESKKIALQVLSSADYLVTHNKEMTNRLSRINQNIFQIGLFDYLSSKNPETTKIPTSLIYAGSLSKSFWIKNYSLEIPMDIFGRLPKKWSLQKNNYLTLHEPIAPDQLPIFLYDKWGLVWDEDREKNRTNYQNYQKINSPHKLSLYLAANIPVIVWKKAAVAKFVLENKIGIAINNLEEIPAEIKKAEIDFDNLSILSRKIRNGYFTKKLLVKIIIKQKSA is encoded by the coding sequence ATGCCAATTGGAGCCGACAAAGCCAAGGAAGACTTTGCAAAAATCGCTGAAAATCTTGGTTTTGGAATTCTAAAAATTGATCGTGCCAAAAAAACAGTTGATTTATCGATTTTAAAAACCGGTGATTTGATAATTCATCAATATCCTAGTTATTTGGGCGATCAATGGGAATTGGATTTTCAAAAAGAACTAAAAGAAATAGGCGGCAGGACAGCAATTTTAATTCATGATTTTGAAGCGTTCAGAATTCATGGATATGAATCCAAAAAAATTGCTCTTCAAGTTTTATCCTCAGCTGATTATTTAGTTACTCATAATAAAGAAATGACGAATCGCTTATCTCGAATAAATCAAAATATCTTTCAAATTGGGTTATTCGACTACTTAAGCTCGAAAAATCCCGAAACGACAAAAATCCCAACTTCCTTAATTTACGCGGGGAGTCTATCGAAATCATTTTGGATTAAAAATTACTCATTAGAAATTCCAATGGATATTTTTGGTCGGCTGCCAAAGAAATGGTCGTTGCAAAAAAATAATTATCTAACATTGCATGAACCAATTGCTCCGGATCAACTGCCGATATTTTTATATGATAAATGGGGCTTGGTCTGGGATGAAGATCGAGAAAAAAATCGAACAAATTATCAAAACTATCAGAAAATTAATTCCCCGCATAAGTTAAGTCTTTATTTAGCCGCAAATATTCCCGTAATCGTCTGGAAAAAAGCAGCCGTTGCCAAGTTTGTTTTGGAGAACAAAATCGGTATTGCCATCAATAATTTGGAGGAAATACCTGCTGAAATTAAAAAAGCCGAGATTGATTTTGATAATCTCAGCATTTTATCAAGAAAAATTAGAAACGGTTATTTTACAAAAAAACTGTTAGTAAAAATAATCATAAAACAAAAATCAGCCTAG
- a CDS encoding sodium:proton antiporter, with protein sequence MELLLLFPIIISLIVISSLIAHFFPLIPVSLLQIVFGVGLSFYIKGSIGLDTEWFLLLFIAPLLFHDAWRFPKRELWQLKAPIIANAIILVFVTALGGGWLVHLLIPILPLSVSIALAAALSPTDPVAVGTILSRIKIPQNLLHVLMGESLLNDASGLVAFKYAVSATMLGSFVLHDAFFNFIYISLVGALTGFILISILDWGTEFIRKHGAGDEILQVIINVLVPFLIFYIAEDVEHSSGVIAVVVAGILTKLRNNADYNSSFEFDVLSETIWRTLAFILNGTIFILLGMQFPHAYKDAIIDGDLDLFRGIIYGIMVWFVVFIIRAIWTYANEYLSYKRNPKDSNAPSIIGSAIMAVSGVRGAIALAAVLSIQSVSGNDFPDYYLMVFIAGVVVILSLIVASIMLPILVKRGGPVSNLPVDVQLIDQESDFNINEFGQRERRSRFMSEEAARIFQLQSGIQALKSELTDLAAGDEVVNARQAAVYDLVYERQQKINDLQVKINHRRAKKLVAKEQAYRVIALNAEIEVIEELYRQKKLSPAVYHANMLGVKWSLKDIGHRRSFSFQWFLRVVRRSLQLVEMQVTRVNSTQAKKENLMVHRARAKSGIKTLAAHLDNKKIDNIARQAAFNIIINYRSWLARIKASKTFNKSYDASLMGLSLLAINAERDSIQQLFEAKRIPRHLGIKLLQEINFAETSTLSDNGS encoded by the coding sequence ATGGAACTTTTATTGTTATTTCCAATTATTATCTCTTTGATTGTCATTAGTAGTTTAATTGCGCATTTTTTTCCATTGATTCCGGTAAGCCTGCTCCAAATTGTTTTCGGAGTTGGGCTGTCTTTTTATATTAAGGGCAGTATTGGTTTGGATACCGAATGGTTCCTGCTTTTATTTATTGCGCCTTTGCTTTTTCATGACGCTTGGCGATTTCCGAAAAGAGAACTCTGGCAGCTGAAAGCACCGATTATTGCCAATGCAATCATTCTTGTTTTTGTAACTGCTCTTGGCGGCGGTTGGTTAGTTCATTTGTTGATACCAATTTTGCCCCTTTCAGTAAGTATTGCTTTGGCGGCTGCTTTGTCGCCAACTGATCCAGTTGCTGTGGGTACGATTCTTTCGCGAATTAAAATTCCACAAAATCTTTTGCATGTTTTAATGGGTGAAAGCTTACTAAACGATGCTTCCGGATTGGTTGCTTTCAAGTATGCTGTTTCAGCGACAATGCTTGGTTCTTTTGTCTTGCATGATGCTTTTTTCAACTTCATTTACATTTCTTTAGTTGGTGCTTTGACAGGATTCATTTTAATTTCAATTCTTGACTGGGGAACTGAATTTATTCGTAAACACGGCGCTGGCGATGAGATTTTGCAGGTTATTATTAATGTTCTTGTACCTTTTTTGATATTTTATATTGCTGAAGATGTAGAACATTCTTCTGGAGTTATCGCGGTTGTAGTGGCTGGCATTTTAACAAAGCTACGGAATAATGCTGATTACAATTCTAGTTTTGAGTTTGACGTTTTATCGGAAACGATTTGGCGAACGCTAGCTTTTATCCTTAACGGCACGATCTTTATTTTATTGGGGATGCAATTTCCGCATGCGTATAAGGATGCAATTATTGATGGCGATCTAGATCTCTTTAGAGGAATTATTTATGGAATTATGGTTTGGTTCGTTGTTTTTATTATTAGAGCAATCTGGACCTATGCTAATGAGTATTTGAGTTACAAGCGAAATCCAAAAGACTCAAATGCCCCTTCGATCATTGGGTCAGCCATTATGGCTGTTTCTGGCGTTCGTGGAGCGATTGCTCTAGCAGCTGTTTTGTCAATTCAGTCGGTTTCTGGGAATGATTTCCCTGATTATTATCTAATGGTTTTTATTGCCGGTGTTGTTGTTATTCTTTCTTTGATTGTTGCTTCGATTATGTTGCCGATTTTGGTAAAACGTGGCGGACCGGTTTCCAATCTTCCAGTTGATGTTCAGTTAATTGATCAGGAATCCGATTTTAATATTAACGAGTTTGGCCAAAGGGAACGCAGAAGCCGCTTTATGAGCGAAGAAGCCGCGAGAATTTTTCAGTTGCAATCAGGTATTCAAGCTCTTAAATCGGAACTAACTGATCTTGCTGCCGGCGATGAGGTTGTTAATGCTCGCCAGGCTGCTGTTTACGATCTGGTCTATGAACGCCAACAAAAGATTAATGATTTGCAAGTTAAAATCAATCATCGACGGGCTAAAAAACTTGTTGCTAAAGAACAGGCTTACCGAGTGATTGCTTTAAATGCAGAAATTGAAGTAATCGAGGAGTTATATAGGCAAAAGAAGTTATCACCGGCTGTTTATCATGCAAATATGCTCGGTGTCAAATGGTCGTTAAAAGATATCGGCCATCGACGCAGTTTTTCTTTCCAATGGTTTTTACGTGTGGTCAGACGTAGCTTGCAACTTGTCGAGATGCAGGTCACCAGAGTTAATTCAACTCAGGCAAAGAAGGAAAATTTGATGGTCCATCGAGCGAGAGCCAAATCCGGAATCAAAACTTTAGCTGCTCATTTGGATAACAAAAAAATTGATAATATCGCCCGTCAGGCGGCTTTTAACATAATTATTAACTATCGAAGCTGGTTGGCAAGAATCAAAGCCAGTAAGACTTTTAATAAGAGCTATGACGCTTCTTTGATGGGATTGTCACTTCTTGCAATTAATGCCGAAAGAGATTCAATTCAACAATTATTCGAGGCAAAACGAATTCCTCGTCATTTGGGAATTAAGTTATTGCAGGAAATAAATTTCGCCGAGACATCGACGCTTTCGGACAACGGTAGTTAA
- a CDS encoding copper-translocating P-type ATPase — MKMDDHSNMKMDDMKDMKMGQQSMKMPGKSSQMDQQMSHEDMMKSADFENKFWVSLVLTIPVLFMSDLMGLLSNPIISFPGSVWLSAIIASVIFFYGGGIFMKHARMELQMKKPAMMSLISMAIIVAYLYSIYTSFTGVGMDFWLELTTLIDIMLLGHWVEQKATDKAGNSFEEMAALLPGEATVLHGDMQMKMPLSEVKNGQIVLVNAGEKIPVDGQVIDGKSSVNESMVTGESRPINKQTDSKVIGGSLNGDGSLKIKVTATGDSGFVSQVMEMISKAQQQKSRSESLADRVASWLFYIALFVGLVTFVVWYAITKDFSTSIERLVTVLVIACPHALGLAIPLVIARSTSIGAQNGLLVRNRQAIENAPKINVLAIDKTGTLTKGNFTVKDYTNDQILALAASLEQNSNHPLAKSIVSFATQKNLKLKRADRVKNISGSGIQGSIDGKQYLFVSGEYLTNHRISFDKKEDSRLSIQGNSISYLIFENRVLGFVAQGDQIRTEAKRLISGIKALNIKPVMLTGDNLGSAKAVAKQLGITDFHAQLLPDDKEKIIEDYLQKGNKLAMVGDGINDAPSLTRADIGIAIGAGTDVAVDSADVVLVKSNPFDILRFLKLARSTMKKLVENLWWGAGYNLIAIPLAAGVLAPIGIILSPAVGAILMALSTIIVAINAMTLKA, encoded by the coding sequence ATGAAGATGGATGATCATTCAAATATGAAAATGGATGACATGAAAGATATGAAGATGGGTCAACAAAGCATGAAGATGCCGGGCAAGTCTTCTCAAATGGACCAGCAAATGAGTCATGAAGATATGATGAAGTCGGCTGATTTCGAAAACAAGTTTTGGGTTTCACTTGTTTTGACAATTCCGGTCTTGTTTATGTCTGATTTGATGGGTTTGTTGAGTAATCCGATTATCAGTTTTCCAGGGTCGGTCTGGTTGTCGGCAATTATTGCCAGCGTGATTTTCTTTTATGGTGGCGGAATTTTTATGAAGCACGCTCGAATGGAATTGCAGATGAAAAAACCGGCGATGATGAGTTTGATTTCAATGGCAATTATTGTTGCTTATTTATATAGTATTTATACTTCCTTCACGGGTGTTGGGATGGATTTCTGGTTAGAACTAACAACTTTGATTGACATAATGCTGTTGGGACATTGGGTCGAGCAAAAAGCCACCGACAAAGCCGGCAATTCTTTTGAAGAAATGGCGGCACTCCTACCCGGCGAAGCAACTGTTTTACATGGCGATATGCAGATGAAAATGCCTTTATCCGAAGTGAAAAATGGTCAAATCGTCCTTGTAAACGCCGGTGAAAAGATACCAGTCGACGGTCAGGTTATTGATGGAAAATCCAGCGTTAATGAATCAATGGTCACCGGTGAAAGTCGTCCAATTAATAAGCAAACGGATAGCAAAGTGATTGGCGGCTCGCTGAATGGGGATGGCAGCTTAAAGATAAAGGTTACCGCTACTGGAGATTCGGGCTTTGTTTCTCAAGTTATGGAAATGATTTCTAAAGCACAGCAACAAAAATCACGGTCAGAAAGTTTGGCTGATAGAGTTGCTTCTTGGCTATTTTATATTGCTCTATTTGTTGGTTTGGTTACTTTTGTAGTTTGGTATGCAATAACAAAAGATTTCAGTACCTCAATTGAACGTTTGGTAACTGTACTTGTAATTGCTTGCCCGCATGCTTTAGGTTTGGCAATACCATTGGTAATTGCTCGTTCAACTTCAATTGGAGCTCAAAACGGTTTACTGGTTCGCAATCGTCAGGCAATTGAAAATGCACCAAAAATTAATGTTTTAGCGATTGATAAGACCGGAACCCTAACTAAGGGAAATTTCACCGTTAAAGATTACACAAATGATCAAATACTGGCTTTAGCCGCCAGCTTGGAACAAAATTCTAATCATCCACTGGCTAAAAGTATTGTTTCCTTTGCCACTCAAAAAAATTTGAAACTTAAAAGAGCTGATCGGGTTAAAAATATTTCTGGCTCGGGTATACAAGGCAGTATTGATGGGAAACAGTACTTGTTTGTCTCAGGCGAGTATCTAACTAATCACCGGATCTCTTTTGATAAAAAAGAGGATAGTCGGTTATCAATACAGGGCAACTCGATTTCATATCTTATTTTCGAAAACCGCGTTTTGGGTTTTGTCGCTCAGGGTGATCAAATTAGAACCGAAGCAAAACGGTTAATTTCCGGAATTAAAGCTTTAAATATTAAACCGGTTATGTTGACAGGCGATAATCTTGGTTCTGCAAAAGCCGTTGCCAAGCAATTGGGAATTACTGATTTTCATGCTCAATTATTACCGGATGATAAAGAAAAAATAATTGAAGATTATCTTCAAAAAGGAAACAAATTGGCAATGGTTGGTGATGGAATTAATGACGCTCCCAGCTTGACACGAGCCGATATTGGAATTGCTATCGGTGCCGGTACGGATGTTGCAGTTGATTCTGCCGATGTTGTTTTAGTTAAATCCAATCCGTTTGATATTTTGCGTTTTCTGAAATTGGCTAGGTCGACAATGAAAAAATTGGTCGAGAATCTTTGGTGGGGGGCTGGTTACAACTTGATTGCAATCCCTTTGGCTGCAGGAGTTCTAGCACCGATCGGTATTATTCTATCTCCGGCTGTTGGAGCAATATTAATGGCTTTATCAACTATAATTGTTGCAATCAATGCAATGACCTTAAAAGCATAA
- a CDS encoding NAD(P)H-binding protein, producing MKITIIGAAGQIPHYLIPMLQEQTDAELTLFARNATSRLINYSKPTVRIVDGDASKSSDVKTAITDSDVVFMDFDKPEAVKNVINVMDQLGKKRLIVAGVLGVYDEVAGAFGKWNDMMIGSGYLPHKQAVTELEKSDLDYTYMRMTWLYNQDGNTDYETQKKGQPLIGAQVTRQAVSQYVIDMIKNPKLGVHESNAVVEPNTNFAKPSFY from the coding sequence ATGAAAATTACGATTATTGGTGCAGCAGGACAAATTCCACATTATTTAATTCCGATGTTGCAGGAACAAACCGATGCAGAGTTAACTTTGTTTGCTCGGAATGCTACTAGCCGTTTAATTAATTATTCCAAGCCGACAGTCCGAATAGTTGATGGGGATGCAAGCAAAAGCAGTGACGTTAAGACGGCAATTACTGATTCCGATGTTGTTTTCATGGATTTTGACAAACCCGAGGCAGTTAAAAATGTTATTAATGTTATGGATCAGTTAGGCAAAAAACGTCTTATCGTTGCCGGCGTTTTAGGTGTTTATGACGAAGTTGCTGGTGCTTTTGGTAAATGGAATGATATGATGATCGGTTCTGGATACTTGCCGCACAAACAAGCGGTTACTGAATTAGAAAAGTCTGATTTGGATTATACCTACATGCGAATGACCTGGCTTTATAATCAAGATGGTAATACTGATTATGAAACTCAAAAAAAAGGTCAACCTTTAATCGGTGCTCAGGTCACTCGCCAGGCAGTTTCACAATATGTAATTGATATGATCAAAAATCCAAAATTAGGAGTTCATGAATCAAATGCTGTCGTTGAACCAAACACGAACTTCGCTAAGCCCAGTTTTTATTAA
- a CDS encoding CopY/TcrY family copper transport repressor encodes MTNVDYKKEQISNSEWQVMRIVWSLGQATTSELIKYLNRKETWQPSTVKTLVFRLEKKGYLADDGVSRGRKFTPLISESSAMLQAGDNLFASMCAMKNGMVLNHLIEELDLSKKDIEAMVGTLNKKLPDAAEAVACNCLPGEEGHCK; translated from the coding sequence ATGACAAATGTAGATTATAAAAAAGAACAAATTTCTAATTCCGAATGGCAGGTCATGAGGATTGTTTGGTCGCTTGGCCAAGCCACTACTAGTGAGTTAATTAAATATTTGAACCGCAAAGAGACATGGCAACCTTCAACGGTGAAAACCTTGGTATTTCGGTTAGAAAAAAAAGGATACTTGGCTGACGACGGTGTCAGCCGCGGCAGAAAGTTCACTCCTCTTATTTCCGAGAGTTCGGCAATGTTACAGGCTGGTGATAATCTATTTGCTTCAATGTGTGCCATGAAAAACGGTATGGTTTTGAATCATTTGATTGAAGAATTAGATCTATCTAAAAAAGATATCGAGGCGATGGTGGGAACTTTAAATAAAAAGTTACCGGATGCAGCAGAAGCAGTTGCTTGTAACTGTTTGCCTGGGGAAGAAGGTCATTGCAAATGA
- a CDS encoding ABC transporter ATP-binding protein: MVEMSLEHIRKVYPGQVVAAVPDYSLKISDGEFTVFIGPSGSGKSTVLRMIAGLEDITSGDFKMDGKVMNDVEPKNRDIAMVFQNYALYPHMTVFDNMAFGLKLRKEPKEKIKEAVDKAAGLLGLTDFLDRKPANLSGGQRQRVALGRAMVRDAKVMLLDEPLSNLDAKLRVEMRSTIAKLHQELGNNFIYVTHDQIEAMTMADRIVLIDHGVIQQDGSPEELYNNPGNKFVAGFMGSPSMNFLNLILKGDQLVSKDGKVNLAIPKGDSKFLREKGYENKELVFGIRPEDIHTEPISKSTYPGDTVQVKLSLVEPLGAETMYYFEINNQQFVARVGAREVAQTGDRAELTFQIPNAHFFDPVTELAIVPSGTEVYQSPTRQESDVANTKGTPLEGQKFSEKY; encoded by the coding sequence ATGGTTGAAATGTCTTTGGAACACATTCGAAAGGTTTATCCCGGACAGGTTGTAGCAGCTGTTCCTGACTATAGTTTGAAAATTAGCGATGGTGAATTTACTGTTTTCATTGGACCTTCTGGATCAGGAAAGTCAACAGTGCTGAGAATGATTGCCGGTCTTGAAGATATCACTTCCGGTGATTTTAAAATGGACGGGAAGGTCATGAACGACGTCGAGCCGAAAAATCGTGACATTGCAATGGTCTTTCAAAACTACGCTCTATACCCACATATGACTGTTTTTGATAACATGGCTTTTGGTTTAAAACTTCGTAAGGAACCAAAGGAGAAAATAAAAGAAGCAGTTGACAAGGCGGCCGGATTACTTGGTTTAACGGATTTTTTGGATCGTAAACCGGCTAATCTGTCCGGTGGCCAGCGCCAACGGGTTGCTCTTGGCCGAGCAATGGTACGAGATGCCAAGGTGATGTTGCTGGATGAACCCTTATCAAATCTTGATGCTAAATTACGAGTGGAAATGCGTTCAACAATTGCCAAACTTCATCAGGAATTAGGCAATAATTTCATTTATGTGACCCATGACCAAATTGAAGCAATGACGATGGCTGATCGAATTGTTTTGATTGATCACGGCGTTATCCAACAAGACGGATCTCCGGAGGAACTTTATAATAATCCGGGCAATAAATTCGTTGCCGGTTTCATGGGTTCCCCATCGATGAATTTCTTAAATCTAATTTTAAAGGGTGATCAATTAGTTTCCAAGGACGGCAAAGTTAATCTGGCAATTCCTAAAGGGGATTCCAAGTTTTTAAGGGAGAAAGGTTATGAAAACAAGGAGCTTGTTTTTGGAATTCGTCCGGAAGATATTCACACCGAACCGATTAGCAAAAGTACTTATCCCGGAGATACAGTCCAGGTAAAACTTAGTTTGGTTGAACCGTTAGGTGCCGAGACAATGTACTATTTTGAAATCAATAATCAACAGTTCGTTGCCCGGGTTGGTGCTCGCGAAGTTGCTCAGACTGGTGACCGGGCTGAATTGACTTTCCAAATTCCAAATGCCCATTTCTTCGATCCGGTAACTGAATTGGCAATTGTTCCTTCAGGGACCGAGGTCTATCAAAGTCCAACAAGACAAGAATCCGATGTTGCCAATACGAAAGGAACTCCGTTGGAAGGACAAAAGTTTTCCGAAAAATATTAG